A stretch of DNA from Cryptomeria japonica chromosome 4, Sugi_1.0, whole genome shotgun sequence:
ACATAACTTAATATCGTTTTCAAAAATACATTATTTTATGCTTAATAAACAATCAGAAATGCAAGAAAAGAAATGCAAGAAAACTATATAATATATGTCTGAAATATTCAATACGCAGTATATTGTTTTCTGCCTCTTTCAAACAGTATATGGGAGGATAAAAAATCAAAGAGAACAAGCATATGGCTTGATACTTCTTTGAAACATTGAATAACTAAAACATAAGAGGAAATGATGGAATAGTAATCTGGAAGCACCAGATATTCATGGAATAGATCTAGCATCTAAACATACACCTAAATAAATAAGcagtttttttaatgattttaagcTACTCGCCCGAATTTGAACAGTTGTTAAATAAGCAAACGACCTGTACTACCGTAAGTGACAGAAGGGAGATTCCTCCGAGAAGAGAAGCGACTAACCATGGCTTAGAACAGTGGGCGCTCCAAAATTTAGCCCACAGAACCCTCCACCATTTTCTTCGGTAAGAATTTATAGATTCTGAAACCGTGTCAATCTTTTCATAACATGGTATGTCGGTTGCCGGATCAGTGACAGTTTTCCAGAGCCGAGTCACATCTTCGTCGGTTCCAAGCTTATTGGCGATGATGCCTCGTCGcttcaaccgagccacctcctcaCTGGTGTTAATAAGGTCCTTCTTGAACACCGCATACCTCGTTATTATTTTCTCTTTATCCTCCCATTGCGTCTCCATCACCAAAAGGTTTCTCAGTATCACCTCCGACCTGTCGTCTACGGTGAACTTAGGCAGGTGTAGTACTGACTTGCTCTCATTGAAATGTATGTGGCTTATTCCTTTGCCCTTCAATGCCTTGAATTTCACTCCTATCCTATGCAACTCTTCTATAGTTGGAAAGTGACGGCCATCCTCCTCTCTTCTACCCCGCAAGTATGTTAGATAGGATTCCGTCATTAACCAGATGAGTAACCATACAAACCAAATGATTACAATTCGGgaaatgagaagaacaaaaattaCGGAAAATACGAACTTTagcatattaattatatatttgaaTAGCTTCTTTTTGTTTCTCTGACCATCTCGCAATGCACCCAGGAGTGCTTTATCGTCAGCTTCACCTTGATGATTTTCCTCTGTATGGTCTGTAGAAGAAGTAGATGGTTCTTCTGTATTGTCGACCATATATTCACCAAGCATCTGGAGGATATCAATTCTGTTCTTGTAGGTCGGTCTGCCAACTTCCCCCCTTACCTCAACAGGAGATAAGTTTTTGAATGCAGACTCAAACGAGCTAGCTTCCCCGTCCCTCCCCAGTTGCAGCCTGATATCTTCTAAAATCCGGAGTGGCAACTGATTCTCCAACTTGAACATATCTTTCACTATTTCGTTCAACAAGGGTGGTGGTTGTCCCTCTTAAGAATATGCTGCAACATGGTCTTCTCTCCCTGATTCGTTCCTGTCCCTTCCTGATTTCTCCCATCTTCAAAACTGTGGAGGACTTCTAGAAGGAAGCAACCGTCTCTTGCCAACATCCAGGAAAGGCCAACATCCCTATCTTCTTCAGGAAATCTACCGATGACTTCTATGCCATAGATTTTCTCTAAGCGCTCCATGTGATTGCTCTGACGATTGTCCACCAACGATTTGAACTGCCCATGAAACTTGCGGGTGACTTCTGACTTGAAATTTTTCTCCGTCACTGAAATTTTCTGACCGACCAGAAAGAACAAAATGTCGAGGACTGAAGGAGGTCTGTTTAGGATGGTAGAATACCTCTGTCTGGTCATTCTTCAAACACGATGGAACAGCATAAAGGACTTTCTTCTCAAGAACTGCAGGTGCGGCTACCATCACGTCAATTGTCCATGTCTTCCAAACGCTCATGTTGGCCATATATCTGCAACGCAGCTCAGATATTTTTCTTCACTTGCAAcactaattaattctaaattaacgTGTCCGGCTATTCTTTATGCTTACCTACGAGACTGGCGCAGAGTTGAAACTTCGTTCACGACGGGTCGGAGTGTTTTCAAGGAAATTGCAATAATTGAGTCGCGACATGTTTTCTCACGTTTTAAACAGTATATTTGACGGGAAATTTTGGCTTTTCGTTTTGACAGGTAGATTTGTGTCGCGTCAATGTCTAAATCTGAAACATCGAGGAACCCGCATGTTAAAGATCTTACAGTGCAAAATACAAGTGACTTATGACCAGCACATAAGAAGGTTTGTGCTCTCAACGTGGCATGTTCGTCTACCTTTCATTACAGATTTTTTATATCTTGGCGAAGGGGAAAGAGGTCTAGTCATCATCCATTTTCAATGATCATTTATTGAATTTTGTTAATTAAAAAGTCACCAAAAAATCATCTTGTGGGCTAACAGCTGTTTACTGGTATATCTAGTAGGTCAGAAAATGTTAGTAATTGGGTCAATTGTAcaactttattggtaccaataACAAACATTTATTGGGGCATTTGTGTATAACTATTGGATCAATTGTTCACTTCTTTTGGTGGTCAAAGTGAATCTTTAATGGGGCATTAAGGAATATGTATGGGATGTCAATTCAAAATGAGCACTTTTTGATATTTGTGTTCACAACGAATCCCACAACACACTTAAGTCACATACGAagccaacaaaaaaaaaattcatcaaaatccaACATACCTTTTAGAAGCTAGGGTGTGTGAAGTTAGCTATAATATCTAAAGATAGCCTTCCCTTAAATATATTGTAAATTTTAAACCTTTAACTTACACAATTACATATAATCATAATCACCAACATTATAAAAATTTGTCCATTAATAGGTACATGGTCACCTTTTTATTATCTTGATGCAGTAGCATAATAAACATATGTTCATTGACATAGTCACTTAATATTCTAAGGGAATAATTTTTTGTGGAGTTGATTCTGATAACTAGACTatcaaatataaaatttaattgatATTATGCACAAGGGTACTCTAAACAAATTTGAGTTATTTTGGGATGCAGGGAGTTCAAAAGTGAATATGTAGAGCATACATACCCACTAATTCTTTCCAAAAGGTTAGAATAagttaaaagtttttaaaaaaagacATTAATTACAGATTAGAATTTAATGGATGTTGTTGCTTTTCTACATGATTTCATTTTCACAATTAGGTAGATATATGAGGTATGTGTTCAAAAGAGTCAATCTATtataaaatatctactcaacatatAACTCCATCAATGATAGCAACCTGGGACATTTAGGATTGAAGACTTATAGATCAAGGTGAATGGAATTAGAGCTATTAACATGACTAAGAAAATGGCTAATAATGAGATTCTTAAAAAAAGAAGATTCCACACaacttaaaaaaaaactttaaaaaaaatttgaaacaatttttttttctactCCTAAAGATAGAATACTAGTAGACCTCACAAAAAGAGCCTATTATAGAGAAATTCCATTACCTACTTCATCAACAAGTAGTACTGATTGTATCAAAGATGGCCTATACCACTACATAAAGAAAAACCTCGTATAATCAAggataacaataacatccattgtTTGTGTACAAGTGCAATGATTCTGACGAGATAGCTCCTTCACAAACGTCATTATTTGCACATCATGAAACCACCGTCTACATCAGCGCCCGAACAATTAGTGATATTTTGCTTCAGTTGCAGTCTTTTTACACAAAACGACCTAATTCTAAACTAGCGTGTCCCTCCATTTTGTTAAGCAGCATTTATGAAATATGTCACCGTAAAATGACATTGAAAGGATTGTCGATAGGTTATGTTTCTTTCTCACATGGTAGAAACCAGAAAATTTTGAACTGTGCCGACCACGAAAAATCCACATTCTATCAAAGAATATTTGAAGGCAAATTCGTAGTGCGCATTCTGAGACAAGGGAAGATGAGGATGTATTCGACAACGTGAATGACCCGCAATGCATTCAGTCTTCTTGACTTTAAAGAGTTGAGGTCTTTCCTTTTGTCGAGTGAAAATACATGTACTTCCAATTCATAAATAGACAATTAATatcaattttaaattatatatcatATTCGGAGAAGATTATTCTAAAGTGTTGAATGAATTTATTTTCAAACATAGAAAAGTATTTTGATTATTCCAttggtgaaaaatatattttgtatttaaaatgatGATGTCTCTTCTTTTGTTGAGGGAAAATACATGTACCTCCAATCCATAATTCGACAATAATATCAATTTCAAATCATATATCATATTCGAAGAAGATTATTCTAGAGTGTTTCAAATGAATTTAGTTTCAAACATAGAAGATTATTTTGGTAATTTCATCTGATAAAAGTCTATTTTGTAATTAAAAAGTCCAGGTTTTTCCTTTTATCAAAGAAAACACATGTACCTCCAATCCATAATTAGGCAGTTAATATCAATTTCAAATCATATATCATATTCAGAGAAGATTATTCTAGATTGTTGAATGAATTAAGTTTCAAACATAGAAAATTATTTTGGTTATTCCATCGGAGAAAAGTCTGTTTTGTATTTACTTCCTTTCCTTTTTTTGAATGAAAGTACATTTACCTCCAATTTACTAAATAATTTTATAAACAACGAAActtgttttatttattattaaataattatttattatttctttaattattttatctttatattttctattaattaaattaattagttgaTTAGTtgtttctactattaattaaattttcaagGACTGTCGGTATCTTACAAATGCTCATCTTGGACACATATCTGCAACACAACTTAGATATTTTGCTTCATTTGCACAGTCTTTTTATACCAAGCAACCTAATTCTAAACTGGCATGTCCATCTATTTCATTAAGCACTATTTATGAAATATATCACCGTATATTCTAAACTAGCATGTCCCTCCCTTCATTAAGCTTTGGTTGCTTGAGGAAATTTTTTCatgaatagctttgttttttgATTCCAATCGTTGGTCGTGTGACTCTcacggggtgatcttgtatcccctgacctttttttgtgaataagtactttaatatttttaatcaatatagaaggcctattcatcaaaataTATCACcctaattaaataaaattgaaagGATTGTCCATAGGTTATGTTTCTTTCTCACATggtacaaataaaaaaaattgaactgtAGCGACCACAAAAAATCCAAATTTTAAGATGAGGATGGTTTCGACAATGTGAATTCCCTGCAATGCATTCAGTCGTCTTTACTTTAAAAAGTGCAGGTCTTTCCTTTTGTCGAGATAAAATAAAGGTACCTCCAATTGATAAATAGACAGTTAATATCAATTTTAAACCATATGTCATGTCATTTTTGGAAAAGATTATTCCAAAGTGTTGAATGAATCTATTTTCAAACATAAAAACATTACTTTGGTTATTCCATCAGAGAAAAgtctattttgtattttaaaagTTGAAAAAAGTTATGTCTTTTCTTTTCTGGAGCGAAAGTACATTTACCTCTAATTTACAATATTGATTTTGTAGACAACTAAACTTGTtttttactttttaattaaatattttttattatttgtttaattattttaccTTAATCTGTTTTATtcactaaattaattaattgattagtctttttcactattaattaaataattattttagtttatttaattttttctctAAGTTTCTTATTtctaatttaaacaaatatctattatttatttaatcccatCTCCTCTCctaaattacataaatattttgtttaataaatttatctagcccattttcctctattaattaaataaataattttatttctttaattagtCTACTTATCTTTTTCCTCTTTTAATTCTCACCTTCCAACTTGTTCATATGGATCACAATACAAAATTGTAGGTATGTGAGAAGTGCCAATTGTCTCTTCATTCATTTTGTGTTTTCTCCAAATTTAGCCCACTACTTAATCTCATcccttcatttcaaatttaaccTCTAAAACCTATTCACTCTTGTGTTatatctttcacctcttaatctaaaCCCAGACTTTGCCAAAATCAATGTAGAGCATAACTTATCACAATAATAGTCATACACCATCATAACCACATACATTCCGCTTTGAACTCTTTTGCAAAGGCAAaacaaatctaagagaaaatactATCAAATAGAAGATCATGGACAAGAGGAGAATAATTGAGACAAGACTCTTAGGCATGTGAAGgtatacattttttattttattgttatttgcATGCACTGTAGTTTCTCTATTGATTGTTTATTAGATTCATTTGTGAATCTAGGATTAGTGGTTGGCTTAGTTAGGGTTTTCAAATAGGTCGCAATTCAATATACATAATTTGAAATTTTATATCATATCTATAGAAGATGACTAGAAACTATTGAATGAATTTATTTTCAAACATAAAAATTGTTAGTTATTGCATAGGATAAAAGTCTACATTTATAGTTATAAAGCTTTACTTTGATATATTTTATGTTTTTCTTGACTTTTATTTCAACTATAGGTGGGTTCCAGGAAGAACTTAAAGAATTTCAAAATTCGAAGTATCAAACAACAAGGATTAATGCATCTCTTTATAACATAACAAAATGTTGGTTATTGAATAAGAGAAAAGTCTATTTTATATTTAAGTTTTATATTTTTGTAGTTCTAAAGCTTTACTCTGACATATTTAATTGTCTTTATTCTCTTTTCTCTAAACTATAGGTGGATTTTAGGATGAACTCAATGATGGATTTCAAAATTCTACATATCAAACATCAAGTAAGCCAGTTGCTTAGAAATAAGAATTTTTGTATTGGTCAAGGACTAAGGCCTCTCTTGCAAAATTGAATGCTCCTCTTTCTTTCCATCCAGTTGTCTcaattttttttgtggttttgttcTTGGGCTACTAATTATTGtaattttatgtttatgttgttggtcATACAATTTGTAATTTCATGTAATGTTCATGACATTAAGAGGTCATGCTTCCTATTATGGTTATCAGTTGCAAGCTATATGCTTCTATGTTGATGATGGATTGTTTTATTTATACTCTCCTTGACAAACTTTGGACTATTGATTTAATATAATATATCTTTGCACTTAACTTaagaaaattaaagataaatatttttatctattatttaattatattatctagttgttataatttttttattgatgtaagatttaattcaattttttaatatGTTAAGAATTTGATAATATTTGGGATTGTGTATGGGTTGCCAAAGCTTCACTATTTTAATCCAAATGGATTGCAAGGTCAACTTCAACTGGTTGAGGTAGAGATAGTGGACCCTTGTTGCCCACTTATCACATTGTAATGATTGCACATGGTATTATTGATATGGGTACTCACATGCTATTCTTTCATTGGTCCACATCATTCAATATACTTTTGCATTGGTCTATTGGATGAATTAATGATCTTCTAATCTTTAAGGTTGTGTGGAACCATTGGATGATATCCTACTCAATACATGTATTGTCATGCTTTAGTCACGTGTCTACATTAAAGTGAAGGCAAAGCAACAATAATAACTGATTTAGCCAATTATGTGTTATGAAGGTAGTTTAGGAAGTGTAAGGGCTTGAATAACATGATTGGCTAGGActtaagggaattgttgaatatttttttattaataacttGCAAGAGTCAAAGTGAAGATAAGGGAATGGGTTATAAACACCGAACTGAATTCTATGAATATTGAAGCTCTAATATGGGATTCATCCTTCTTTGACGTTGTTCCAATTTTCGGAAAGAATTTCCTAGATTTCTCACATTTGAATAATTTATTGTTTTCATCTTCGTAAAAaggacatttttttttgttttctagtcTTTGACAATCAGCTACTTAGTACTGACCCAATTTACTGTAGATGCAGAATTTGGTGtcatttatccttttgacatttctTCCTCGACCTCTTCGTCCTTTGTAATTGGATTGTTGGATATCCTCCATGTGTTATTGGTATGAATTGTTTTGCATGGCACAAGAGTTCCTATTCTATTTCTAGGGGATTTCATTTATCGTCAACAATTTCTTTTATTTGAAATACAATTGTGGCTATCACATTCATGAGGCTAGTAATTCCATTCATTTTGTTTTATACAATCCTCTATTTAGTGGGTTTCCTACTCTTCACATATAGTATAGTAAGTTGAATTATTTTTACTACACTATATCTCTACAAATAACGTAGAAGATTATTCATCCATTTACTTTGGGGTAGTCATTTCAAACATGTCCTTCCTAGGAACAATACATGCACCAAACTTATTTTGGTTTTTTATAGAATTATTTTACTTGAAAATGTCACTTTGAATTGTTAACTACTAGAGTGATAATTGAAGTTCCTTAAGAGTATTTTTTTTTCATCTCTTTGGTCTCTACAAGGGCTTTGCCTCTATCAGGTAGGCCATTTTTATTAAGTTGGTGTAGGATTTAAAGACTCTTCTATCCAATACTATCATGATGTCCTTTTGTAATTTGTAAGTGATTCAGTCAATCTTTAATTTTTCTATTAAGGGTTGATCCAATTTGTGGTAGACTTCTTCGATTTAGTTTTCTATATGCTTTAGCAGACTCATTTTAATTTAGCACTTATTCTCTAATCCTATTTACACTCTTAGTAATAATGGCTAGAATGTAACAAATAATTAGGAAATTATCCTAGACTTTGTCCTAGGTACTTTTATGCTTACGAAAGTTTTTAATATAATAGTCTTATTCCTCTTTCCTCAAAGAGGATACAAAATCTAGTAGTCTGTATCTCTCTTCTTTTATACCTCTTCTCTCCCATTATAGCCTTACTAGTGTCTTGTCCAAACATTAGAGTCTTGATTAAAAGATCTtatcctttctaggtttcttatttgaTTTGTATCTCTATATTTGTTGTTGTGACCAATTTTTCTTCTTACTACTTTGATTTGTTTGgttattcttttctcttcttttatcccattctaacttaacatcaaataattcGGTTCCCAATATTTCCTCCCAAGAAATCTATTGTgttatcttttttttttcctttcttcttcctttatGGATGTTATTTATTCAATTGATATTCTCCTACTTTTATATGGTCGTTGATGGGTCCTAGTGAAGGAGTTGTGAATCTTCTAacaaatgtttcattcttttattggtAAGTGAAAtttgatttattaataaatttaattctTCACCCAAAGTTAACATGCCTTTTCTTTTGTCTATTTCCTCCTTTCTTAATTGTTGTATACTTTTGTTAACTAATTCCTTCATATATACATCATTTAAAGATAAGACCTTTATCAGAGTTTACCATAATTCTATGAATATTTCATCTAGTTTGATTGTCACAAAGGATAGGCCCATTTTATTTATGATCAATGGTTGACTAGGTTATGGTAGGCATCTCCATGCTACTACTTTCTAGTAATATTAGTCTCTTATAGTTTtcatattcattgataatattttcTAGCTTATTGAATGATTGTCCTAATCTCCTTTTACATAAAATTAAACTCTTTAGGATATCTTGTTCTCTTTAATTCTTATGTTGTTTCTTCCTTCCAGAAACACCCACATTAGTGCACTCACTAAAAATTCTATTAGTATGCTCTAACCTTATTTTTCTCATACTATCCATTCTGGTGTGGTGTATCTCTTCTCTTTCCATCATTTTTATTTGTATTCTTTCTTGTCTGATTACGATAGCCATTGTCACTTCCTTACCAAACTCaatttcttccctaatttcttttGTGTGTGTGTTTTCTCCTCTTATCATCGGtgtttttgttttaaatttccatTTATCCTTTATAATCTCACATGGTAGTTATCCAACAAATTTCCTTATTCATCACATCTCTTCATGGATCCTTTTTTGAGCTTCTTCCCCCTTTCCATTTTCCAATCCCTTGGTTCCTAACCCCTTCTCACAAggtaaacataaaaaatatagtcatGCAGACTTTTGtatcttttttattattattttatctctttgATCTGGTAtgtgatttgaatttgaaattttttccCTATTATCCTCCACAAGACTTAAGTAGGGTCTCAATAATAAAATCAATCTTACAAAGAAATCTAGGAACATAGACTAGATTTTTTTAGTCCCAATGAGTTTATATAATTGTAGTCTTAGACCTCAAACTCAAACCTTTTATTGAAGGCAGGGAATCAAACCCAGATGACTAATTACTTAGTTaacaaaatatagataacataTATAACACATAAGATTTAGACCCAAAAAAGATTATATTGATTGAATTCATATGATATATCATTTACACCCTTATATATCCTTATATATTCATATTGCATCCctcattttatatatattatatcttttcttcttcctCTAGTATATATTCCTATGTTCACCTTACTACTAGTGAATACATCTTGTAATATATTGATAGCTATAAGATGGGTTGTCAACCAAACATACCACCCATAGTCTATATGTTATGCTCCAATCCTTGTGTTCCATGGCATTTATGTTGAACAGAATGCAAAAAAaaacttcctaacactaatctagtgcaagagatagtacaaattTCTTATAAATCTTAACTATTATAGAAATAGAAATATGTTTAGGAAGAGAATAATGAACTTTCATAAAGATATAAATAAATTAACACAAGATATATCATCAGAAAATCCCTTTTAGAAGAACAAAATATCACTCTCCAAAATCACAATACTTTGTATTACTTAAGTAACAGTTATAATGCAATAGAAGGACACTCCTTCTTCAATAACATTCTACAATTGACAACACACAATCTAGATATATTCTAAAAACATCAACTATAGAATACATCATAAATAATTTTCTCCATGAACACCTTATGAAGAGAAATATAACTCAATAAGTGGCTTCTAGATAAAGATACCATATTAGGTCATGTAAAACACTTGGTATAACACTCCAACCACCTAAAAGCATGTAAATGACACGTGTGCATCTCTAAATGTCTCTTCATTCAAACCTCTGAAGTTGGGTGCCTAAAATTTACTATCTTGAGGTATGATAGATGCTATTACACTTGTTACAACTATCATACAAATTTGTGGGAAATATTgtcataaattatattttttataactaGAAGAGAATCTATCTCAACTGACCATACATAGCACATTCTCTTATGACCTATCATATCCCAATTCATGTGTGTTCCTTATTGATGAAAAAGGTATATCTTGACATTTTtccattttataatataatatgtcATAAAGATGACATAATTTGTCATAAACTATCATAGGTAGGTGTCTCAAAGAATCTTATCATATTTTTGTTGTTACATGACACTTGTCAACCACGTGCAAAAAATTCCAAGGTCATCTAAGTGTGATTCCTACTTCTATGTGATGACAAAATAATCCTTGTCACCATCCTAGTTGGATCACAAGTCAACATGCCAACTCCCACTACATGATGAAATACCGTGTGCAAACAAAATGTGGCTTGCTTATTCTTGCTAACAAATGAGCATGTTTTATggattttcttttgaaatatttaattgtaatttcCCAAATTTACTTGCATGTCATGTATAATCAATAATCTCTAAGGAAATCATTCTTATTAGCTATAACATTTATCCTATTTTTAATCATtttgtcatttcatttcatcactTTTAGATATAAGTGTCCATTTTGTGTTTTACGTCCCCTCCTTTCTCTCATATCTActcattttcatttatattttaatgAGTATTATGGATTTTATTCTTCCATACAATAGAGGCACATAGCTTCCAGTAGAGGTATTAAAGGCACCTAATTTAATGTAATTTTAAACTTTTATTTCATTCCTCATTGTTAACTTTCAATTTTTATATAATGTCATAAATGACCTATCTAACATTTAAGTGAATGGATCCAACTAttacttttatattttatatttatttatcctGCCCCTTTTAGTATATTTTTATGATTATGTGTAAAAATTATTTGACTTTGGGACTTTTGGATAAATAAAAAGACCCAAGTAGAGTTACAAAGTTTCCACGTAGTCAAggaatttcaaaattttcttttggaCCTCAATTTTTTCCTCATTTGTCATTTGTGAAGTAGTATACTTCTTATGCAATAAAGTAAATGTTATAAATTACTTCATGTAATCTACTTTCTACCAttcattctatttatttaatatattttatatccaCATAATCATACTTTCTCTTTGATTCTCTACTACTTAACAATGATATTATTTTTCTTAGCAATCCCATGGACCTTTCCCATAAAAATGTTCTTATATTTTATAATTGTAACCTAGTTGAACTTATCCATCATGATTAGTAAATCTAGCCTACTTAAACTTATTGATCATAAAATAATGTGTTTTATTAAGATCACAAAGCTTAGCTTATGATTTATTGTTCTTATATTTTATCTTGAACTTTTTATAAATGTAGGATTAATGTTTGACTCAATTTTATATAATATGTTCATTACCTACACAATAAATCAAtccttatttaataaaaaaatgaaacaaatttttttATATACAAATTGAATTACATACACAATCAATCCTTATTTAATAACAACTTAGAGAAAAATAATAAATTCTCTAGgatatataaaaattacatcatacTAGTAAAGGAATAATCCCATATATGTTGAGaaatatgaataaataaaaatttcaaacTCCTATAATGTGATCTTTAAATGCAGTAACATTATGTTGGTTGCATGAAATATTTTCACCTTTCCgtaaaaaacaaaacacaaaaataaagGAAATTTTCAAATAAAATAGGGAGAACTACAATATAAATTCAGAAGAAAATAAGaggcaataatatatatatatatatatacacacatagtaTTCTTTCAAACatgtaatattaaataaaataaaaaatagaatataaaaatgatcaatttACATCATATTGGTTTGAATTTCTTCTAGACATTCAATATTTCCTTACCTTATGAGTCAATAAAATTAAGAAAGTGAACATATAACTTGATATAACTCTAAAAAATTACACACCCATCACATAAAaggaaattataaaatatttatatatgacataaattatttatatatgagACTTATGTAAAGATAGAAAAAGATAGTGAAAACATTTTTCTTAACTTTTTTTTAGCATTCAATATTGATTTTAGAATGCAAACTTGGAGTACACCACTTAGAGTAGATCTCCCATTTAGGCATATGTGTGAAAGAACAAATAGTTCGTTACGATTTTATGCTACTTATTGGATAGCCTAAATATAAGGAAATAATTTATATAAGCATTTATTACACGAGAGATTCAACTAACAAAATGTGTGGCTAAGAACGACTTAGAAGAATGGACCTTTGAAAAAAACAAGGCAAATGTAACGCAACTTTCTAAACTTGCGATGTGTTTATTGATTCCAAAAAGATGAGTACATTTCATAGTTGAGAGTAAATTTATATATGGGGTTAATCTTTTCAAGATATTTGTGGAACTTATTTAGAAAACATTTTCCTTGGTATATATTTTACACATTTAATATGTTTTTGAGGGTTAGCATATCTTAGATATTTCTTGCAATCTACTGATATGA
This window harbors:
- the LOC131068542 gene encoding putative UPF0481 protein At3g02645, translating into MFKLENQLPLRILEDIRLQLGRDGEASSFESAFKNLSPVEVRGEVGRPTYKNRIDILQMLGEYMVDNTEEPSTSSTDHTEENHQGEADDKALLGALRDGQRNKKKLFKYIINMLKFVFSVIFVLLISRIVIIWFVWLLIWLMTESYLTYLRGRREEDGRHFPTIEELHRIGVKFKALKGKGISHIHFNESKSVLHLPKFTVDDRSEVILRNLLVMETQWEDKEKIITRYAVFKKDLINTSEEVARLKRRGIIANKLGTDEDVTRLWKTVTDPATDIPCYEKIDTVSESINSYRRKWWRVLWAKFWSAHCSKPWLVASLLGGISLLSLTVVQVVCLFNNCSNSGE